The genomic region AGATTTGAGAATTCTAAGAAGCTGCAGAAGGCTCTAAAATCTGTAGTACTTCGTCAGTGGTGGTAAGCCTCACCATGGGCGCCAAGAGGCTCAGCACACTTAGAGTCTGTTCTTGAGCTAAGTCGTTGACGGCACCGCAGGCATCCGTACAGACGATCACGGAGCGTCCATCATCGATCGCTGCCAAAGCGGTTGCTAGAACACAACAGTCTGTAGCCACTCCGCAGATGACTAGGGGTGTTCCGAGCGGGGCTAATTCCGCAAGTTCTGGGCCCCATTTGGAAAAGGTGGGTCGTGAAATAACAGTATGATTAGCGGCGGGAAGCAAGGTTAGATCCCACTGTCGAGAGTCTTCGTCAACTCGGAATGACGACCACCGGTCATAGTACTCAGACCATGCGCCTTCTTCTTCAGGTGCTCTCACGAACTTTGTCCAAACCACCTTGTCCTCAAACATATTGGCAAGTTTGGCTACGTTATTTTCCACTTCCGCGTAACGAGGTATCAGCCAATCACTTCCAGCTTCGCTAAAAGCTACCTGCATATCGATTATGGCGAGCACGGGGTGGGTGGGTTTTTCAGGCGTAGTCATTAATTTGTCTCTTTGTGGGATTTGGTCGTAGGTTCTGGAGAGTCGGTATCGGTTGAGCGTCGGTTTTTAAAACTCAATTTAATATTTGAATTCTTTCCGCGAGCAGCATGAATGGCGAGATAGACGAGAACTGATGTGGCAGCTCCAATGAAGTAAGTGACATCGCCAGCATCTTCGATGAGTGGCGCGAACGGGCCAGTTCCGAGTGGAGTTGTCCAAAAGAGGGCAGATACCAAGCAGCCCGCGATCCACGCGATTACACCCCAAGCAATGCCTCTATGAGACTGCTCGAGCTCTGCGATGGCTTCGGGCATGCGGTTACGAGTTCGGACAAAATAGTCGACCAAGAGCACCGTTGTGAATGGAACGACCAGGTACCCAAGTAGCGATAAGAAGTCGTAGAAGCTCCCATAAGGATCTCCCTGCATCAGTAGGGTTATTCCAAAACTTATGATGGCCGTAATAGCAACGCCTACGGATCGGCTGACCGGCACTCGAATAGTGAGTAACGAAAGTGCTCCGCCATAAAGGTTCATTGCACTGACTGGGATAGTTGAAATTACGACGGTCAGCATGGCGAGCCAAGCCCACGAGCCTGTCAGTTCTGCAACAGCCTCTACCGCACCGAGATCGCCAGCAAAACTCGAGACTAGGACACCGATGCTTCCCAACCAGAGCAGGGAGAGGAAGCCTCCGACTGCGGTATAAGCAACGATTTTCTTTTGTGAGGTGTTGCGTGGAAGATATCGCGAGAAATCTGAAGCAAAGGGAGTCCACGTCATGACGTAGATGAAGAAGAAACTGGAAAAGGTCACCCAGTCAGAGAATTCTCCACCTTGCGAGCCTTCGCTAGCAGCCCCGATTTCGACCTCAGTGAGTGCTAGGACGGTGATTACCGCGAAAAGCAAAGCGAGGACGACGGTCGCAATCTTATTCACGAGATGAATGAGATTATGGCCCCACACCGCGAACAGCGATTGAAGCACAAACAGGATTAGTGACCCAATCCAAAATGGGATAGCAAAGAGCTCTTGTAGCGCTAATACTG from Corynebacterium ammoniagenes DSM 20306 harbors:
- a CDS encoding cysteine hydrolase family protein is translated as MTTPEKPTHPVLAIIDMQVAFSEAGSDWLIPRYAEVENNVAKLANMFEDKVVWTKFVRAPEEEGAWSEYYDRWSSFRVDEDSRQWDLTLLPAANHTVISRPTFSKWGPELAELAPLGTPLVICGVATDCCVLATALAAIDDGRSVIVCTDACGAVNDLAQEQTLSVLSLLAPMVRLTTTDEVLQILEPSAAS
- a CDS encoding purine-cytosine permease family protein translates to MTAQVDGETIEGSESGDSDSTSTSNRPPQSQATEGAVPAPTVNYGSSLTKAEPYGTETIPDAERHGHPRSQFTLWFAANMVLAVLVSGFFASSLGLSIVQGLTAVAVGSLAGCLVMGLLASIGTRFGVPQQVQARGPMGYFANFAPVALLTNVSAIGWVAVNTVFAVLALQELFAIPFWIGSLILFVLQSLFAVWGHNLIHLVNKIATVVLALLFAVITVLALTEVEIGAASEGSQGGEFSDWVTFSSFFFIYVMTWTPFASDFSRYLPRNTSQKKIVAYTAVGGFLSLLWLGSIGVLVSSFAGDLGAVEAVAELTGSWAWLAMLTVVISTIPVSAMNLYGGALSLLTIRVPVSRSVGVAITAIISFGITLLMQGDPYGSFYDFLSLLGYLVVPFTTVLLVDYFVRTRNRMPEAIAELEQSHRGIAWGVIAWIAGCLVSALFWTTPLGTGPFAPLIEDAGDVTYFIGAATSVLVYLAIHAARGKNSNIKLSFKNRRSTDTDSPEPTTKSHKETN